The following DNA comes from Serpentinimonas raichei.
CCAGATCAGCCGCATGAAAGAGGGGTTTTTTGTGCTGTGCCTGCGGCCGGGTTGGGCCAGTGAGGGCCTGGTAGAGGGCATTCAACAGGCCCTAGAAGGCAAGCGCTACGCGGTGGCAGGTGAATCGACCCGGTTGCGGCTGGCGATCGGCCGGCTCGACGACGTGGGGCACCCCTTGCAGGCCGAGCACCGGCTGGCGCTGCTGGCCCAAGCCACCCAAGTGGACTGGAACGGCCGCAGCGCCGCCACCCGGGATCCGGCCCAGCCCGAAAACCTGTTGCGCCTGCGCCGCCAGCAGATTGAGTGCATCGACCACCTGCGCGAGCTGCTGCGCCAACCGCAAGCCGACGCCACCACGGGCCTGTGGCTGGCCTGCCAACCCATCCGGCGCGCCCTGCGCGAGCAAGAAGAAGTGGGCGCCGAGGTGCTGCTGCGCTGGACTCTGGCCAACGGCAACTCAATGTCGCCGGCTGAATTTTTCCCGATGGCCGAGCGCCACGGACTGGCTGCCGCGCTCGACCGCTGGGTGCTCAACGCGGCCGCCACGCAGGTGCGCCCGCTGGCGCATGGGCGCGACAAAAACTGGAAGCTGTCGGTCAACCTATCGGGCGCATCGGTGTCCGACCCCGCCCTGTTCGACGACATCGTCGCCGCCATCGCCGCCAGCGGCCTGGGTGCGCGGCAGTGGTGCTTTGAAATCACCGAAACCGCCGGTATTGCCCAGCGCGCCCAAGCGGTGGAGCTGTTTCAGCGCCTGCGCCAGCACGGCGCCAGCACCGCCCTGGACGATTTTGGCACCGGCTTGGCCACCTTTGACTACCTGAAAGCGCTGGAGGCGGACTACCTCAAGATCGACGGCTCGTTCGTGCGTGCAATCGAAACCAGCCGGGTCGATCAGCAGATCGTGCGCTCGATCTGCGAAGTTGCCCGAACCATGCGCCTGCAAACCATTGCTGAATTCGTCGAGCGCGATTCACAAAAGCACCTGCTCGCCGCCTACGGGGTGGACTTTGTGCAAGGCTACGGCATTGCCCGGCCACGGCCCTTGAGCGAACATGTGCAGCAGTTGTTGACTGCCTGATGCGCGTTAAGATGCCCCCACCTATGAGCACCGCCCCCCACCTGCCGCGCTGGGCCGACCTGTGCCACACCGACTTCGCCGCACTCGACCCAGCGCGCACGGTGGCGCTGCTGCCGGTGGCGGCGATCGAGCAGCACGGCCCCCATCTGCCGCTGTCGGTCGATACCGACCTGGTCGAAGGCGTGCTGGCGGCGGCGGCCCCGCACCTAGGGTCTGGGTCTGGGTCTGGCTGGCCAGTCTATGTGCTGCCGACGCAGGCGGTGGGCTACAGCAGCGAGCACCAGCGCTTTGCCGGCACCCTCACGCTGCAACCCGAGACCGTGCTGCGCCTGTGGCTGGAGCTGGGCGAATCGGTGGCGCGCGCCGGGGTGCGCAAGCTGCTGTTGTTCAACGGCCACGGCGGCCACCACGGCCTGCTGGAAGTGGCCGCCCGCGAGCTGCGCGGCCGCTGCAACTTGCTGGTCTATGGCGCCAGTTGGTACAACCTGCCCTTGCTCGACGCGCAGGGGCAGGACCTGCTGCTGCGCCTGAGCCCCGAGGAGCGCCGCTTTGGCATCCACGCCGGCCAGCTCGAAACGGCGCTGATGCTGGCGCTGCGCCCGCAGCTGGTGCGCATGGAGCAGGCGCGCCACTTCCGCTCCAGCTCCGAGGAGCGGGCGCAGCGCTGGCCGATTTTGGGCAACGGTCGCAGCGCCAAGCTGGGCTGGCAGATGCAAGACTACCACCCCGAGGGCGCGGTGGGCAACGCCGCCGCCGCCGACGCGGCGCTGGGGCACGAACTGTTGCAAGCCGCTGGGCGCTCGCTGGCCGAGCTGTTGCGCGAGCTGTGCCAGTTGCCACTCACAACCTTGGTGCAGGATAATCGGGCACCGTGAAACTGTTGCGCTCCCTTGGCACCCTGCACCTGGCGCTGGCCTTCTCGCTGCTGGCGCACGCCGCCGTGCTCACGGTGCAACTGGTGCACCCGCAAGGCCTGCAACGGGTCTGGCACGACACGCCGCTCGACGTGATTTTGGTCAATGCGCGCGCCGAACAGGCGCCCGCGCAGGCGCAGGCCATCGCCCAAGCCAACTTGGCGGGTGGCGGCGAGGCCGATGCCGGGCGCGCCACCTCCCCGCTGCCGCCGGCCGTGGTCGAGCGCAGCGGCGACGCGCTGCAAGAGCAACAGCGCCGGATGCAGGACATGCAAGCCCAGCAAAACCGGCTGCTGGCGCAGTTGCGTCAGCAAGTGGCCGCCATCGCGCCCTTGCCCGCTGCGCCCGCGCCACCCGACCCGCAGGCGCTGGCGCAGGAAGAGCGCCGGCTGGCCTTGCTCCAGGCGCTGGCCGAAATCGAGCAGCGCATCAACGAACAAAATGCCCGCCCACGCAAACGCTACCTTGGCCCCGCCACGCGCGAGGCGGTCTATGCCGTTTATTACGACCAGTTGCGCCGCCGCATCGAAGACCACGGCACCGCCAACTTCCCGCAACTCGATGGGCGCAAGCTCTATGGCGAATTGAGCATGGTGATCACCGTCAACCACAATGGGCAGGTGCTCGACACCGAGGTGGTGCAAGGCTCGGGCCTGCCGGCGCTGGACAGCCGCGCCGAAGCGATCGTGCAGAGCCTCTCCTTTGGGCCCTTCACCCAAGCCATGCGGCGCCAGACCGACCAGATCGTGGTGGTGTCGCGCTTTCGTTTCAGCCGCGACGAGACGCTGCAAACCCGCGTCGGCAGCCGATGAAGGCCCGCCCCCCTTGGCTGCGCTTTCTGCTGCGCTGGCTGTTCTGGCTGCTGCTGGCCGGGCTGGCACTGCAACTGTTTTTTTTGCTGCGCATCGCTTCCATGGTGTGGATCGACCCGGTCAGCACCACCTTCCAGCGCTCGGAAGCGTGGCGCATCATGCAGGTGCGCGACGAGCTGCGTTGGGCGCAGCAGTGGGTGCCCTATGAGGCCATTTCGCCGCACCTCAAGCGCGCCGTGATCGCCTCCGAAGACGCCGCCTTCGCCACCCATTTTGGCGTTGATTGGCAGGCCCTGCAATCGGCTTGGGAGCGCAACCTGCGCCGCCAAGCCGTTGCTGAGGCGCGCGGCCGCAACGCCCGCTTGGTGGGCGGCTCGACCATCACGCAGCAACTGGCCAAAAACCTGCTGCTGTCGGGTGAGCGCACGCTGCTGCGCAAGGGCCAAGAACTGGTGCTGAGCAAAATGCTGGAGCTGCTGCTGAGCAAGGAGCGCATTTTGGAGATCTACCTCAACAGCGTGGAATGGGGCGAGGGCATCTTTGGCGCCGAAGCCGCCGCGCAGCACTACTTTCGCAAACCGGCGGCGCGCCTGAGCGCCCACGAGGCGGCGCGGCTGGCGGTGTTGCTGCCGGCGCCCAAGCGCTTTCAGCGCCAGTTTTGGTCCGACTTCATCGACCGGCGCAGCGCCACCGTGCTGGCGCGCATGGGCGATGTGCAGCTGCCCTAGCCGCGCCCCCCTTTCAGAGCCCCGCCCCCCATGCGCATCCTTGGCATCGACCCCGGCTTGCAAGCCACCGGCTTTGGCGTGCTCGATGTGCACGGCCCCGAGCTGTGCTATGTGGCCAGCGGCACCATCCGCACCCAAAGCGGCCCGGGCAACCTGCTGCCGCAGCGGCTGGGGCTGATCTTTGCCGGCATCCAGGAGGTGGTGCAGCGCTACCAGCCCACGGTGGCGGCGTGCGAGATCGTGTTCGTCAACGTCAACCCGCAGGCCACGCTGCTGCTGGGGCAGGCGCGCGGCTGCTGCCTGACGGCGCTGGTCGCGGCCGGCCTGCCGGTGAGCGAGTACACCGCCTTGCAGTTGAAAAAAGCCGTGGTCGGGCACGGCAAGGCGGCCAAGGCGCAGGTGCAAGAAATGGTGCGCCGCCTGCTGCAACTGCCCGGCCTGCCCGGGCCCGACGCCGCCGACGCGCTCGGGCTGTGCATCACGCACGCCCAAGTGGCGCGCACGCAAGCCGCCATTGCGCGTGTCAGCCCCTTGCAGGCACGCCCGCACGCCGCCTACAAGGGCGGGCGCAGCTACTGAAGCGCTGCCTCGCTAACCGCCGAACATCGACCAGTCGAACTGCGATACGAACAGCACACCGAAGAACACCACAATCGACAGCAGCGTCCATTTGAAAATGGCGAAGCCCCAGCGCCGAAAGCGCTCTTGGCCGGTGATGAGGTAGAGCAAAAAGCTCAGCGCGCTGGCGCCGAGCAGCATGAAAACGAGGATGCGCAAAACGATCATGCTACCAGGCCGCCGCCAAACGGCCCAGACCCGCCGGCGCTTGCGCCTCGTGGTCGAACGTGATCACCTCAAACGCCTTGGGCTGCGCCAGCAACTCGCGCAACAGGCGGTTGTTGAGCTCGTGCCCGCTGCGGTAGGCGCTGTAGGCGGCCAGCATGGGCTGCCCCACCAGGTACAGATCGCCCATGGCGTCGAGAATTTTGTGCTTGACGAACTCGTCGGCAAAGCGCAGCCCGTCGGCGTTGAGCACTTTGACGTCGTCCATGACGATGGCGTTGTCGAGCCCGCCGCCAAGCGCCAGCCCTTGGCCGCGCAGCGCCTCGACGTCGCGCGAAAAACCAAAGGTGCGGGCGCGCGCGATTTCGCGCGCATAGGGGTCGCGCCCCAGCTCGAACTCGACTTGCTGCGCGCTGGCGTTGACGGCCGGGTGCTCGAATTCGATTTCGAAGCGCAGTTTGTAGCCGTGGTAGGGCTCCAGCCGGGCCCACTTGAGGTGCCGGCCCTCGCCCTGGCGCACCTCGACCGGGTGGCGCACGCGCAAAAAGCGCCGCGGCGCGGCCTGCGCCACGATGCCCGCGCTTTGCAGCAGGTAAACGAAGGAAGCCGCCGAACCGTCGAGGATGGGCACCTCTTCGGCCGTGATGTCCACCAGCAGGTTGTCGATCCCTAGGCCGCAGCAGGCGCTCATCAGGTGCTCGACCGTGCTCACCTTGACGCCGCCAAGGGAGAGCGTGGAGGCGCGCCGGGTGTCGCTGACCGAGGTGGCGCGCGCCGGGATGGTGACCGGCTCGTTGAGATCGATGCGCCTAAACACGATGCCGGTATCGGGCGCCGCCGGGCGCAGCGTCAGTTCGACGCGCTCGCCGCTGTGCAGGCCAACGCCCACGGCACGGGTCAGGGTTTTGAGGGTGCGTTGTACGGTCATTGGGCGCATTGTAGATTTTTCTTCAGGCGCGGACCGACCCGGCGGCGTAAGCCCCCGTGACAGCGGTAAGCAAACGCAAGCCGCGCCTTCAGTCGGCCTGGCGGCGCAAAAAGGCCGGGATTTCGTGGTCGTCCATGCCCCCCAGCGAAAGCGCCTCGACGCGCGCGGCGGCCGAACTGCGGTCGTGCGGGCGCTGCCAGACCTTGGGCACCTCGGCGTTGCCCGCGCGCGTGAACACCGTGCTGCGCACCCCATTGCCCCCGCTGCTGGAGCCCACTGGCGTGGTCAGGGTGGGGATGAAGGGCACGTCGTCGGTGCCGGTGCGCAGGCTGCGGGCCGGGCTTGGGACCACGCTCAGCGGCTGGCGCGCGCCGACGCGGTTCAGGCCAGTGGCCACTACGGTGACGCGGATGGCATCGCCCAGCGCATCGTCGTAGGCGGTGCCGTAGATCACGTTGGCGTCGCCGGCGGCAAAGGCGCGAATGGTGTTCATGGCCAGCTTGGACTCGTTGAGTTTGAGCGAGCCCTTGGCAGCGCTGATCAGCACCAGCACGCCCTTGGCACCCTTCATGTCCACCCCTTCGAGCAGCGGGCAGGCCACGGCCTGCTCGGCGGCGATGCGGGCGCGGTCGGGCCCGCTGACCACGGCGGTGCCCATCATGGCTTTGCCGGGCTCGCTCATGACGGTGCGCACGTCCTCGAAGTCCACGTTCACCAGCGCTTCCACGTTGATGATCTCGGCGATGCCGCCGACGGCGTTTTTGAGCACGTCGTTGGCTTCGGCAAAGGCCTCGTCTTGCGTCACGTCGTCGCCCAGCACCTCTTGCAGCTTGTCGTTGAGCACCACGATCAGCGAGTCCACGTGCCCTTCGAGCTCGGCCAGCCCGGTGTCGGCGTTTTTCATGCGCCGATCGCCCTCCCAGTCAAAGGGCTTGGTGACCACGCCGACCGTGAGCACGCCCATCTCTTTGGCGATCTTGGCGATGATCGGCGCCGCCCCGGTGCCGGTGCCGCCGCCCAGGCCGGCGGTGATGAACAGCATGTGCGCGCCTTCGATGGCTTCGCGGATGGTGGCCTCGGCCTGTTCGGCCGCCGTACGCCCCTTGTCGGGCTTGCTGCCCGCCCCTAGGCCGGTTTGGCCGAGCTGGATCACGCGGTGCGCGGCGGTTTTGCTCAGCGCCTGCGCGTCGGTGTTGGCGCAGATGAACTCCACCCCCTGCACCCGGCAGCGGATCATGTGTTCGACCGCATTGCTGCCGCCGCCGCCGACGCCGATCACCTTGATCTGGGTGCCGCGGTTGAACTCTTCGACTTCGATCATTTCAATGCTCATTGCTTTACTCCTTGCTTGTCCAGAAAAAAACGCCAAAAAATCAGAAATTGCCGACGAACCAGTCTTTGATGCGACCCACGGCGCTGCCCACGGAGCCGCTTTTCTGTGCCACCTTGTGCCCGCGCAGCCGCGCCAGCCGCGCCTCCTCCAGCAAGCCCATGACGGTGGCGGCGCGCGGTTGCGCCACCATGTCGCTCAGGGCCCCACGGTAGCCGGGCACGCCTCGGCGCACCGGCTTGAGGAAGATGTCTTCGCCCAGCTCGACCATGCCCGGCATGGCGGCGCTGCCACCGACAAGCACGATGCCGCTCGAGAGCAGCTCTTCGTGCCCCGATTCGCGGATGACTTGCAGCGCCAGCGCAAAGATTTCCTCCACCCGCGGCTCGATCACGCCGGCCAGCGCCTGGCGGCTGAGCAGGCG
Coding sequences within:
- a CDS encoding creatininase family protein; protein product: MSTAPHLPRWADLCHTDFAALDPARTVALLPVAAIEQHGPHLPLSVDTDLVEGVLAAAAPHLGSGSGSGWPVYVLPTQAVGYSSEHQRFAGTLTLQPETVLRLWLELGESVARAGVRKLLLFNGHGGHHGLLEVAARELRGRCNLLVYGASWYNLPLLDAQGQDLLLRLSPEERRFGIHAGQLETALMLALRPQLVRMEQARHFRSSSEERAQRWPILGNGRSAKLGWQMQDYHPEGAVGNAAAADAALGHELLQAAGRSLAELLRELCQLPLTTLVQDNRAP
- the ruvC gene encoding crossover junction endodeoxyribonuclease RuvC, whose product is MRILGIDPGLQATGFGVLDVHGPELCYVASGTIRTQSGPGNLLPQRLGLIFAGIQEVVQRYQPTVAACEIVFVNVNPQATLLLGQARGCCLTALVAAGLPVSEYTALQLKKAVVGHGKAAKAQVQEMVRRLLQLPGLPGPDAADALGLCITHAQVARTQAAIARVSPLQARPHAAYKGGRSY
- a CDS encoding energy transducer TonB — its product is MRSLGTLHLALAFSLLAHAAVLTVQLVHPQGLQRVWHDTPLDVILVNARAEQAPAQAQAIAQANLAGGGEADAGRATSPLPPAVVERSGDALQEQQRRMQDMQAQQNRLLAQLRQQVAAIAPLPAAPAPPDPQALAQEERRLALLQALAEIEQRINEQNARPRKRYLGPATREAVYAVYYDQLRRRIEDHGTANFPQLDGRKLYGELSMVITVNHNGQVLDTEVVQGSGLPALDSRAEAIVQSLSFGPFTQAMRRQTDQIVVVSRFRFSRDETLQTRVGSR
- the mtgA gene encoding monofunctional biosynthetic peptidoglycan transglycosylase, giving the protein MRFLLRWLFWLLLAGLALQLFFLLRIASMVWIDPVSTTFQRSEAWRIMQVRDELRWAQQWVPYEAISPHLKRAVIASEDAAFATHFGVDWQALQSAWERNLRRQAVAEARGRNARLVGGSTITQQLAKNLLLSGERTLLRKGQELVLSKMLELLLSKERILEIYLNSVEWGEGIFGAEAAAQHYFRKPAARLSAHEAARLAVLLPAPKRFQRQFWSDFIDRRSATVLARMGDVQLP
- the lpxC gene encoding UDP-3-O-acyl-N-acetylglucosamine deacetylase, coding for MTVQRTLKTLTRAVGVGLHSGERVELTLRPAAPDTGIVFRRIDLNEPVTIPARATSVSDTRRASTLSLGGVKVSTVEHLMSACCGLGIDNLLVDITAEEVPILDGSAASFVYLLQSAGIVAQAAPRRFLRVRHPVEVRQGEGRHLKWARLEPYHGYKLRFEIEFEHPAVNASAQQVEFELGRDPYAREIARARTFGFSRDVEALRGQGLALGGGLDNAIVMDDVKVLNADGLRFADEFVKHKILDAMGDLYLVGQPMLAAYSAYRSGHELNNRLLRELLAQPKAFEVITFDHEAQAPAGLGRLAAAW
- the ftsZ gene encoding cell division protein FtsZ — translated: MSIEMIEVEEFNRGTQIKVIGVGGGGSNAVEHMIRCRVQGVEFICANTDAQALSKTAAHRVIQLGQTGLGAGSKPDKGRTAAEQAEATIREAIEGAHMLFITAGLGGGTGTGAAPIIAKIAKEMGVLTVGVVTKPFDWEGDRRMKNADTGLAELEGHVDSLIVVLNDKLQEVLGDDVTQDEAFAEANDVLKNAVGGIAEIINVEALVNVDFEDVRTVMSEPGKAMMGTAVVSGPDRARIAAEQAVACPLLEGVDMKGAKGVLVLISAAKGSLKLNESKLAMNTIRAFAAGDANVIYGTAYDDALGDAIRVTVVATGLNRVGARQPLSVVPSPARSLRTGTDDVPFIPTLTTPVGSSSGGNGVRSTVFTRAGNAEVPKVWQRPHDRSSAAARVEALSLGGMDDHEIPAFLRRQAD